The DNA segment ATGCATGAATATCGACAAAACTAAACCCGCCTTCACAGATGCAATACCAAAAGCGACGACGGCGTTAAACGCACCGAAATCAACTTTCGCCGCAAGAACTGTGATGACGGTCAGAAAGATCAGCGCCGCGAAGACTGATAAATAGGTCTTCAACGGAATGATGTGGTGATCATGAGATCCGTGATCGTGTGAGTCCGAAGTCGTATTTGCCATGACGTCCCCCTTAAGAAACCAGGTAAAGAAGTGGGAAGAGATAGATCCAAACCAAGTCGACCAAATGCCAGAACAATCCGACACCTTCGACTGGCGTGTAATAACCAGGACCGAATTCGCCCTTCATCGTGCGAACTAAAACCCAGCCAATCAAACCCATGCCGATTAAAACGTGAATCCCGTGGATGCCGGTCATCAGGAAATAAAACGAAAAATAAAGGCCGATGTTGTCTGGAATTTTGAGGTTTCCAACTTCAGCCGCAATCAGTTCTGCATTTCCCGCGTACCAGTCGCCCGGCAATAGTCCCAGATGAATTTTATGAGTGTATTCAAGGTACTTGATACCCATAAATATAAATCCACAAACAATCGTCGCGGCCAAAGCAATGACCGCCTTCTTCTGTTCTTTCATCTGACAGTAGTAAATGCCAAGGGCCATTGTCAGAGAGCTAAACAGAAGCACAACCGTGTTGGTCGCACCGTAGCGAACGTCTGTGAATTTCGAACCCACCTTAAAGAGCTCGGGATAAAGATGGTGGAAGATCGCATAGGCCACGAACATTCCACCGAACATCAAGATTTCAGTACAAAGGAAAAGCCAAACGCCTTCTTTTGAACTCTGATACTCGTGTTCAGCATTGTCGTAATGGTGAGCGTGATGGTGCGAGCCAGGTTTAGCGGTACTCATAGGGTCCTGCCGTTACGATTGGGGTTGTAAGGAAGTTCTCGTGAGGTGGTGGCGAAGCAGTCGTCCATTCCAGCGTTTTCCCGCCCCATGGATTTGGTCCTGCCGGCGTACCCTTCAATAGTCCATGAATGACCGTGAAGAAGGCGACAATAAAACCGATTCCGATGAGGTAAGACCCTATCGTCGAAATTCGGTTTAAATGTTCGTATTCGGGAAGGTAGTCGAAATAGCGACGTGGCATCCCTAGCGAACCAAGTACGAACTGTGGGTAGAACGTCACGTTAAAGCCGACGAAAATAAATACGAAAGAAATCCGTGCCCATGCGTCGTTGCAGAGTTTGCCGAACATTTTCGGGAACCAATAGAAAATTCCGCCCATGATTGCCATCAATGTTCCGCCGACCATCACATAGTGGAAGTGGGCAACGACAAAGTAGGTGTCGTGAAAGTGGACATCTGTTGCGATTGTGGCCAAGAAGATTCCCGTCACTCCACCAATGGTGAAAAGGAACATGAAGCCTAATGCATACAACA comes from the Deltaproteobacteria bacterium genome and includes:
- a CDS encoding cytochrome C oxidase subunit IV family protein, which gives rise to MANTTSDSHDHGSHDHHIIPLKTYLSVFAALIFLTVITVLAAKVDFGAFNAVVAFGIASVKAGLVLSIFMHLKYDNMLNRVIIGTSVFFLLVLWFFCILDIVTRIGQESTL
- a CDS encoding cytochrome c oxidase subunit 3 family protein, which translates into the protein MSTAKPGSHHHAHHYDNAEHEYQSSKEGVWLFLCTEILMFGGMFVAYAIFHHLYPELFKVGSKFTDVRYGATNTVVLLFSSLTMALGIYYCQMKEQKKAVIALAATIVCGFIFMGIKYLEYTHKIHLGLLPGDWYAGNAELIAAEVGNLKIPDNIGLYFSFYFLMTGIHGIHVLIGMGLIGWVLVRTMKGEFGPGYYTPVEGVGLFWHLVDLVWIYLFPLLYLVS